Proteins found in one Gordonia sp. PDNC005 genomic segment:
- a CDS encoding universal stress protein — translation MSGYSTIVVGTDGSESSLKAVERAGAIAGDATVVIACAYFPNDGKAASSASDTLRDEAYQVMGSSPTEEILRTAKERAKAAGAATVVQRAVQGAPVDALLQLVVDVQADLLVVGNKGLNSIAGRLLGSVPADVARKAACDVLIVHTT, via the coding sequence ATGAGCGGATACTCGACGATCGTCGTCGGCACCGACGGATCGGAATCTTCGCTGAAGGCAGTTGAGCGTGCGGGCGCGATCGCCGGCGACGCCACCGTCGTCATCGCCTGCGCCTACTTCCCGAACGACGGCAAGGCCGCTAGCTCTGCGTCCGACACTCTGCGCGACGAGGCATACCAGGTGATGGGCAGCTCGCCCACCGAGGAGATCCTGCGCACGGCCAAGGAGCGCGCGAAGGCCGCGGGTGCCGCGACCGTCGTTCAGCGCGCCGTGCAGGGCGCACCGGTCGATGCACTGTTGCAGCTCGTCGTCGACGTCCAGGCCGACCTTCTGGTCGTCGGCAACAAGGGCCTCAACTCGATCGCCGGACGCCTGCTCGGCTCGGTTCCGGCCGACGTCGCCCGC